The genomic region TGGTTCTTCTCACCTATCGCCTTGCGTAACTCAAAGTTGTTATAATCTTTGCTAAATCCGATGTTATCTTCAATTATTTTTGGACTAATCGTACTTCCTTTTGGTAAAATAATCGCGAGTTTATCGAGTTCGTTGGCAATCTTGCTTAAATCGGTTCCCAAAAATTCCACCAACATCGCAGCGGCTTTCGGCTCAATCTGATATCCTTTACCGGATAACACCCGTTTAAGCCAGTCACCGACCTGGTTTTCATACAGCTTTTTACTCTCGAAAACTACGCCGGCTTTTTCCAGTACTTTGGTCACTTTTTTACGTTTGTCCAACGTTTTGTATTTATAACATACCACCAAAACCGTCGTTGGCTGTGGATTTTCGGCATAACTTTCCAGTTTGTCAATCGTTCGCGACAATTCCTGCGCTTCTTTAACAATCACGACTTGTCTGTCGGCCATCATCGGATAGCGTTTTGCATTCGATACAATATCGTCTATCGTAACATCACGACCGTATAAAACCATCTGGTTAAAGCCTTTTTCCTCTTCCGATAAAATAGTATCCTCGATATAATCCGTTAGTTTATCAATATAATAAGGTTCTTCTCCCATTAAAAAATAAATCGGTTTAATGTCGCCGGCTTTAATATCTTTTATAATCTTTAGTACTTCCTCCAAAACAGTTTCTTTAGCAATTACCCGGAAATCAAAAACTTCAATTTATATTTGCACTATGCAAAATCTGAATTTTCCGCCTTATTCCTTTCGGTTCAAAAATAGTGAAAATAAAGTGGCTATTTTTGATGCTATCCGTAAAAAATTTATCCAACTCACACCCGAAGAATGGGTACGTCAACATGTAATTCAGTTTTTATTACAGGACAAAAAATACTCCACATCCTATATCAATGTGGAGAAAGTCATCAAAATCAACGGACTGACAAAACGCTACGATGCGGTGGTTTTTAAACCCGACGGAAAAATTTTCCTGCTGGTTGAATGCAAAGCGCCCGAAGTAGCGATTACCCAACAGGTTTTCGATCA from Flavobacterium sp. WV_118_3 harbors:
- the holA gene encoding DNA polymerase III subunit delta — protein: MEEVLKIIKDIKAGDIKPIYFLMGEEPYYIDKLTDYIEDTILSEEEKGFNQMVLYGRDVTIDDIVSNAKRYPMMADRQVVIVKEAQELSRTIDKLESYAENPQPTTVLVVCYKYKTLDKRKKVTKVLEKAGVVFESKKLYENQVGDWLKRVLSGKGYQIEPKAAAMLVEFLGTDLSKIANELDKLAIILPKGSTISPKIIEDNIGFSKDYNNFELRKAIGEKNQLKAYQIADYFAQNPKDNPLVVTTGLIFGFFSQLLQYHGLKDKSPANAAKVLKVNPYFLKDYDVALRNYPMKKVSQIVAVLRDIDVKSKGVGANALPQQDLLKEMLVKIFN
- a CDS encoding type I restriction enzyme HsdR N-terminal domain-containing protein; its protein translation is MQNLNFPPYSFRFKNSENKVAIFDAIRKKFIQLTPEEWVRQHVIQFLLQDKKYSTSYINVEKVIKINGLTKRYDAVVFKPDGKIFLLVECKAPEVAITQQVFDQIARYNMVLEADYLMVTNGLNHYFCRMDYEKKEYQFLRTLPDFPSV